A genomic segment from Desulfonatronum lacustre DSM 10312 encodes:
- the rpsF gene encoding 30S ribosomal protein S6 encodes MRHYETLMLFSPDMPGERRQEILAGMSAIVERDGGKILTEDDWGMRTLAYPVRKQTRGHYFRLEYAASGAVVAEMERNLRITDGVYKFLSVKLADTYEEPKES; translated from the coding sequence ATGCGGCACTATGAAACATTGATGCTCTTCAGCCCGGACATGCCGGGAGAGCGTCGTCAGGAGATTCTCGCCGGAATGTCCGCTATTGTGGAGCGGGACGGCGGCAAGATCCTGACAGAGGACGACTGGGGGATGCGAACCTTGGCTTATCCGGTGCGTAAGCAGACCCGCGGGCATTATTTCCGTCTGGAATACGCGGCCTCGGGAGCGGTTGTCGCGGAGATGGAGCGGAATCTGCGCATTACGGACGGGGTGTACAAGTTTCTTTCCGTGAAGCTGGCCGATACCTACGAAGAACCCAAGGAGAGCTGA